A genomic region of Polyangia bacterium contains the following coding sequences:
- a CDS encoding MerR family transcriptional regulator has translation MSRRGAKAATVSGIPDKPFFKIGEAARLCAVKPYVLRYWETEFASLRPQKTRSQQRLYRPKDVELLLKIRHLLYDERFTIEGARGRLRELGHDEAPPPLPPPDVNPETLRKIKQGLEDLIRIVAD, from the coding sequence ATGAGCCGGCGCGGCGCCAAGGCGGCAACCGTGTCCGGGATCCCGGACAAGCCTTTTTTCAAGATTGGCGAGGCGGCCCGGCTGTGCGCGGTCAAGCCATACGTGCTGCGCTACTGGGAAACAGAATTTGCCTCGCTGCGCCCACAGAAGACGCGATCGCAGCAGCGTCTGTACCGGCCGAAGGACGTCGAATTGCTGCTGAAGATTCGCCATCTGTTGTATGACGAGCGCTTCACCATCGAAGGGGCACGGGGACGGCTGCGGGAGCTTGGACACGACGAAGCGCCGCCGCCCCTTCCGCCTCCCGACGTCAATCCGGAGACGCTGAGAAAAATCAAGCAAGGCCTGGAAGATCTGATACGAATCGTCGCCGACTGA
- the pheT gene encoding phenylalanine--tRNA ligase subunit beta: MKISFNWLRELVDLPPGVTADSVAQKLTLAGLEVESIERRGREVRGVVVAEVRGQRPHPTADKLSIVRLVAGGAEEDVVCGAPNVPAPGGKVAWAAPGATLPGGRTLDRREIRGVMSPGMICSEDELGLGEGKDGIVILPAELPLGADLAGAVGLLDEVLEVNVTPNRSDALSHAGIAREVAGLFGRRWSLPAPDDVVTTVIPAGRGVDVEIRDPAACPRYAARLITGVRIGPSPLVLRVRLAACGVRAISNVVDVTNYVMLETGHPLHAFDLGKVSGGINVRRAGRGERMTTLDGVDRPLQESDVVIADGRGPVALAGVMGGASSEVSAATVDVLLEAATFEPRSVRRTAKRLGMHSEASHRFERSVDANGIPYAGLRAAAMMARLGGGALAGEVVDRYPTPAVPRRVTMSIGALGRLAGFAIPAEQAAERLASIEISSEAAVGRDDGDRLLVATVPTFRPDITIQEDLIEEVMRLEGYDRVPTRLAAGGRAPAQSPEALADRARDRLGAQGLHEVITWAFVPRGWLAALGRDQADAALATGVVVKNPISADYEAMRTSLLPGLVDAAKRNLARGATDFGLFEVGPVVRRPADAKEAPVEPSMAAAIMTGRQAGWLKPGEPLDFFDAKRVFLELAAGLGIDGCRFVGGAGPLFHPGASAVVQVATPGDALGRRLGAVGEIHPALAKALGMEARALYLEIELDAVAGERRPVRSMALPRYPSTTRDISYWIDSRITADQQRAALLVAREPLLVSLAVLEDFRDPKYAPAGKKGMLWTLTYRAEDRTLTDAEVDAAHARVIAALKAAQTIEVR, translated from the coding sequence GCCCGGCGTGACCGCCGACTCGGTGGCGCAGAAGCTGACGCTGGCTGGGTTAGAGGTGGAGTCGATCGAGCGCCGGGGCCGCGAGGTGCGCGGCGTGGTGGTGGCCGAGGTGCGCGGCCAGCGCCCGCACCCGACCGCCGACAAGCTGTCGATCGTTCGTCTGGTCGCCGGCGGCGCCGAGGAAGACGTGGTTTGCGGCGCGCCCAATGTTCCCGCGCCAGGTGGCAAGGTGGCGTGGGCGGCGCCCGGCGCGACTTTGCCGGGCGGCCGCACGCTGGACCGCCGCGAGATCCGCGGCGTGATGTCGCCCGGGATGATCTGCAGCGAAGACGAGCTCGGCCTTGGTGAAGGCAAGGACGGCATCGTCATCCTGCCGGCCGAGTTGCCGCTCGGCGCCGATCTGGCCGGAGCGGTGGGTTTGCTCGACGAGGTCCTGGAAGTGAACGTCACGCCCAACCGTTCCGATGCACTGTCGCACGCCGGGATCGCGCGCGAGGTGGCCGGGCTGTTCGGGCGCCGCTGGTCGTTGCCGGCGCCGGATGATGTCGTCACCACGGTGATTCCGGCCGGCCGCGGCGTCGACGTGGAGATTCGCGATCCGGCGGCGTGCCCGCGCTATGCCGCGCGCTTGATCACCGGGGTACGCATCGGGCCAAGCCCGCTGGTCCTGCGCGTGCGGCTGGCGGCGTGTGGCGTGCGGGCCATCTCGAACGTCGTCGACGTGACCAACTACGTGATGCTGGAGACTGGCCACCCCTTGCACGCTTTCGATCTCGGCAAGGTCAGCGGCGGCATCAACGTGCGCCGCGCCGGTCGCGGCGAGCGCATGACCACCCTGGACGGCGTCGATCGGCCGCTGCAGGAAAGCGACGTGGTGATCGCCGACGGGCGCGGCCCGGTGGCCCTGGCCGGCGTGATGGGCGGCGCCAGCAGCGAGGTCTCGGCCGCCACCGTCGACGTCTTGCTGGAGGCCGCGACGTTCGAGCCGCGCAGCGTGCGGCGCACGGCCAAGCGCCTGGGCATGCACTCGGAGGCGTCACACCGTTTTGAACGCAGCGTGGACGCCAACGGTATTCCGTATGCCGGCCTGCGGGCGGCGGCGATGATGGCGCGGCTCGGCGGTGGCGCGCTGGCAGGTGAGGTCGTTGATCGCTACCCGACGCCGGCAGTGCCCAGACGCGTGACGATGTCGATCGGCGCTCTCGGTCGATTGGCAGGGTTTGCCATCCCGGCCGAGCAGGCGGCGGAGCGGCTGGCGTCGATCGAAATTTCCAGCGAGGCGGCCGTCGGCCGCGACGACGGTGATCGTCTGCTGGTGGCGACCGTCCCGACATTCCGGCCCGACATCACCATCCAAGAAGATCTGATCGAAGAGGTGATGCGCCTGGAAGGGTACGACCGGGTGCCCACGCGTCTGGCGGCGGGCGGGCGGGCGCCGGCGCAAAGCCCCGAAGCGCTGGCCGATCGGGCGCGCGATCGCCTGGGGGCGCAAGGTCTGCACGAGGTGATCACCTGGGCCTTCGTCCCGCGCGGTTGGCTGGCGGCGCTGGGACGCGACCAGGCGGACGCCGCGTTGGCGACGGGCGTGGTGGTGAAGAACCCGATCTCCGCCGACTACGAGGCAATGCGCACGTCGTTGCTGCCAGGCCTGGTCGACGCGGCCAAGCGAAACCTGGCGCGCGGCGCGACGGACTTCGGGCTTTTCGAAGTAGGGCCAGTGGTGAGGCGGCCAGCCGACGCCAAGGAGGCGCCGGTCGAGCCATCGATGGCCGCGGCGATCATGACGGGACGGCAGGCGGGCTGGTTGAAACCGGGCGAGCCGCTGGATTTCTTCGACGCCAAGCGCGTATTTCTGGAGCTGGCCGCCGGCCTGGGAATCGACGGCTGTCGGTTTGTCGGTGGCGCCGGCCCACTTTTTCACCCCGGCGCTTCGGCGGTGGTGCAGGTGGCCACGCCGGGCGATGCGCTTGGGCGTCGTTTGGGTGCGGTCGGCGAAATACACCCGGCCCTGGCAAAGGCGCTGGGGATGGAGGCGCGCGCGCTGTACCTGGAGATCGAGCTGGACGCCGTCGCCGGCGAGCGCCGGCCGGTGCGCAGCATGGCCCTGCCACGCTATCCGTCCACCACCCGCGACATTTCTTATTGGATCGATTCACGGATCACCGCAGACCAGCAGCGCGCGGCGCTGCTGGTCGCGCGCGAGCCGCTGCTGGTCAGCCTGGCGGTGCTGGAAGATTTCCGCGATCCGAAGTACGCGCCCGCCGGCAAGAAGGGGATGTTGTGGACGCTGACCTATCGCGCCGAAGATCGAACCCTGACGGACGCCGAGGTGGACGCCGCTCACGCCCGCGTCATCGCTGCTTTGAAGGCTGCCCAGACCATCGAAGTGCGCTAG